Genomic window (Primulina eburnea isolate SZY01 chromosome 8, ASM2296580v1, whole genome shotgun sequence):
tattttgtcCAAACACATCGAACAAGTGTGTTCTCTTGTCTATAACTAATTTGGATTTTTGACAATTATATATTGCACGTAACTTTTCCAACCAATTTTCTAAAATTAATTAAGACgttttgagttttttttaaataaatttattacaGTTGATAATTAGAAATACCTAATCAGTTAAAATTGATAgttacttaaatttaaaattagaatTAAGCTATAATTCCTTGGATAAAGTTAAAGAGTAAACTACATAGAATAATACCTAACAGattttaattatcatattttaatattaattaatcacATTATTAACCAGGTTAAGTACTATAAACCGAACATGACATGCATCGCCAGCATGACATCAGTACAACCTCGGTTTTCTTGTTTTCCTCTCTTTagaatttcatttttttcaaataaaaaaaaaatttctggtTGACCttctatatttttcaaaaatcccACAAATTCAATTTTTTCTTAGAAAAGTGGACCAAAAGAAAGATTTTCTTTATGGAAGCTGCGTGTTAAAGCTTGCTTTCTTTGACCATCACCTCTCTCTCTCTGTCAAATTTTTTTCGCCTCCGAagaaaaaatagttcaaaataCAGAGCTTTGAATCAATCAAAACTTGTGCTTTCAAAGAAACTTGAATCGGACTGATCACCATTTTTGTGCATTTCCATTTCAAGAAAAGCTTTCAAGGTGCAAACTTTTGTGCTGAAAGAATTCAAACACCACTTTACAGTCCACATCTACGCGTGTTTATAGGTATTCGAAGTTTTCAAGATATGTTAGCcgtgcatatatatataatatatacatatatatatatatataatatacatatatatatatatatatatatatatatatatatatatatatataaaagagaTGGTGGTGATCATTTTTAGATAACACATTTTGCATTAAAAACAATAAGATATAATATTTtcgttgaaaagaaaagaaattgcAACAAGCTGATCAGTCTTCCCTTTCTGTTGCATTTCTGGTAAATGTTGATGGCTTTTTGGGTTCAATGGCTTTTCTTGGATTTTAGCTTTTAATAGTTATAGTgacttttttgttttattttgttactGATGCCAAGTTTCCCGACGAATTATGCAGGTGAGATCGAGCCTTGAAATCTTGAATTGGACTATCGTTTCTATAGTTTTCTGTTTTTCAAGAAATTGTGAAGCAAAGTCTTTTTAATCTGTCAGTCCGGTCTCGATATATCAGACGATGACTGTGAGAGCTGACAGCATAGCGAATTCTGGAGCCCTCGCCATGTCAAAAAGCGTGGAGAGTATGAGTAGGCAGAACTCGTTTAGTTTTCGAAACCGCGAGCCCATAAAAATAGTATTGGAAACCACACTTTCGTTCAAGGATCTAGTCCAAGATATCCGAAACTCGGGATCTGACTATGACTCGAAGGCAAATGGCGTATGCTATGGGCGTAAATTAGTGTCCGCAGCTGCTTCACTCGCCGAGCCCGCCTTCATGTTTACTCCACGGCCCATTAGCGAGCTTGACGCGGCTGCCGTGAAACTACAAAAGGTCTACAAGAGCTACCGGACTCGAAGAAACCTTGCAGATTGTGCAGTTGTTGTGGAGGAGCTATGGTTCGACatcatatttattatatatatagttcTTCTTTGTTACTTGTTGAAACACATTTTCTTGTATTATCGCCGCTTAAAATAACAGGTAGTCACGAACATTTGTAGGTGGAAGGCTTTGGATTTTGCAGCTCTTAAACGGAGCTCGGTGTCGTTCTTCGATGTGGAGAAACCGGAAACTGCTGTTTCACGGTGGGCTAGAGCGCGCACCAGAGCTGCAAAGGTCGATTCTCGACAGCCGTTTCGTATTcgcattttcttttcttttttttattattttgggttgGGTGTTTTGGATTCTGATCTAAGGATTGGACTTCTTGCAGGTCGGGAAGGGATCATGTAAGCATGAAAAGGCTCAAAAACTTGCTCTAAGACACTGGCTTGAAGCAGTAGGTCCCCGGAACCTTTCACGTGCTTTAAATTTTTTGCAATTTGTGGACCAAAATCATCAAGTTTGCGaagtatatacatatatgtgcATCTATAGAACTATTTAAAGAGTAGGAGGATATCTTCTACTTTCAACTAGGCTTTTGATATCTTGTAactcatgtttttttttttcttggctTGATTTTCTGCAGATTGATCCACGACATCGATACGGGCACAATTTACATCTATATTATGACATCTGGTTCAAAAGTGAAAGTGCACAACCATTCTTTTACTGGTGCCTACTCATCGAATCCTTTTCAACCAAACTTAAATACATCAAAATTCCAAACCATGTATCCTTCATATACCGTCTGCTGTTGTACGTTCTTCCACTTATGTTGTTTGTTAAATATGTTGAAGGTTGGATGTCGGAGATGGGAAGGAAATAAATCTAGAAAAGTGCTCAAGAACCAACTTACAACGTCAATGCATCAAATATCTTGGACCCGTAAGCCTTTTCGTCTTAGAATTCTTGATATTacatgaacatacatatcaTTTGCTTAGTGATTTTTATAACATGCTTACCTCAAATGTATGCAACAGAAAGAGAGAAAAGCATATGAGGTCGTGGTTGAAAACGGGAAGCTTGTATACAGACAAAGTGGTGTTCTGGTCAATACTGTCGTGGGCTCGAAATGGATTTTTGTTCTCAGCACGACAAGAACTTTGTACGTCGGGCAAAAGCAGAAAGGCCTATTCCAGCACTCGAGTTTCCTAGCTGGTGGAGCCATCACTGCCGCTGGAAGATTGGTTGCTCATGGGGGTCTTCTTGAGGTAAAAAAACACGCACTAATGTTGCAATGAACTCATTCTCGATCAGTTTCTCGAGCCAACTCTTAACAATTTGTCAAACTTTACTAGGCAATCTGGCCATACAGTGGCCACTATCTCCCAACAGAGGAGAACTTCAGGGAATTCATTAGCTTTCTTGAGGACCATTTTGTCGATCTAACAAACGTGGAGGTGATTCTTTGAAACGACTAATAACTATTAAAAGATAGACTTCAATATCCATATCCAACTTCCGTTGTGATATATGCTGTTATCTATGTTATACAAACCAGAGATGTGCTACAGATGATGATCGTCCTCCTCCTAGCAGAGACGAATCAATGCCAAAACTCGACTCAAGTCTGGACCAATCAGATGATGCTAATATAGCTACTGAAGAAGTTCCAGCAAAGGAACCAGAGATATCGTTTAGCGATCACAAAGATCAGCCGGTTTATGGCTTGGCTAATCGTAAGTCATGCAAATGGAGCACGGGGGTAGGACCGCGTATTGGATGTGTTAGGGAATACCCGGCAGAGTTACAATTCCGAGCACTCGAACAGGTTCATCTTTCGCCTCGGGTGGCCAATGGGTTTCTCAATAACTACGGACCCATCCCATCACCTCGGCCTAGCCCGAAGGTTCGACTCTCTCCAAAGGTGGCGTATATGGGGTTACCGAGTCCGAGAACTCCTAAAATGTCGATTCACTAATGGAGTTTAGAGGCATGATACTCTGACCTTATTCGTAGAGAACTAACTcaaatctttatttttttttttgttcaattATGTACGTGGCTCTTTTGCATAGTTG
Coding sequences:
- the LOC140837956 gene encoding IQ domain-containing protein IQM1-like — translated: MTVRADSIANSGALAMSKSVESMSRQNSFSFRNREPIKIVLETTLSFKDLVQDIRNSGSDYDSKANGVCYGRKLVSAAASLAEPAFMFTPRPISELDAAAVKLQKVYKSYRTRRNLADCAVVVEELWWKALDFAALKRSSVSFFDVEKPETAVSRWARARTRAAKVGKGSCKHEKAQKLALRHWLEAIDPRHRYGHNLHLYYDIWFKSESAQPFFYWLDVGDGKEINLEKCSRTNLQRQCIKYLGPKERKAYEVVVENGKLVYRQSGVLVNTVVGSKWIFVLSTTRTLYVGQKQKGLFQHSSFLAGGAITAAGRLVAHGGLLEAIWPYSGHYLPTEENFREFISFLEDHFVDLTNVERCATDDDRPPPSRDESMPKLDSSLDQSDDANIATEEVPAKEPEISFSDHKDQPVYGLANRKSCKWSTGVGPRIGCVREYPAELQFRALEQVHLSPRVANGFLNNYGPIPSPRPSPKVRLSPKVAYMGLPSPRTPKMSIH